In the genome of Haloferax mediterranei ATCC 33500, one region contains:
- a CDS encoding ABC transporter permease, with amino-acid sequence MTRDDQKPPTANERDSPTTGDKRPPTATETDGGVTMGHENAPNTARSTVLGSNGQIRAIAALEYRLSLRSRWTLALTALFGLLSLLVVGFGGTGPGPMRIDAVIVSLASLSTYLVPLAALVYGFDAIVGAEETGWLDMVFALPVSRSRVVFGTFLGRAASLAAATSVGFGLGGIALFLRSNTVPWALYANVLFGTVCLGLAFLAVSVLVSTVASEKTHALGIALLVWVWLVFGYDLAALGLITAFDLPSVALSGLVLANPIDIFRVFVLSGINSAGSGMTAVVAQTDLSTSVLIVGALAWIVTPVGIATRLIRRRSL; translated from the coding sequence ATGACGAGAGACGACCAAAAACCACCGACAGCAAACGAACGGGATTCGCCGACGACGGGCGACAAGCGGCCGCCAACGGCGACGGAAACCGACGGAGGCGTAACGATGGGACACGAGAATGCACCAAACACAGCACGTTCGACTGTGCTCGGTAGTAACGGACAGATTCGTGCGATTGCCGCGCTCGAATACCGTCTCTCGCTTCGGAGTCGGTGGACGCTCGCGCTGACTGCACTGTTCGGACTGCTCTCGCTTCTCGTCGTCGGGTTTGGTGGAACCGGACCCGGGCCGATGCGCATCGACGCGGTCATCGTCAGTCTCGCGTCGCTTTCGACGTACCTCGTCCCGCTTGCGGCGCTGGTCTACGGTTTCGACGCGATTGTCGGTGCCGAAGAGACGGGCTGGCTCGATATGGTGTTCGCGCTCCCGGTTTCGCGGTCTCGTGTCGTCTTCGGTACCTTCCTCGGACGTGCGGCCTCGCTCGCGGCGGCGACGAGCGTCGGATTCGGTCTCGGGGGTATCGCGCTGTTCCTCCGTTCGAATACGGTCCCGTGGGCGTTGTACGCGAACGTCCTGTTCGGAACCGTCTGTCTGGGTCTCGCGTTCCTCGCGGTCAGCGTCCTCGTCTCGACGGTCGCGTCCGAGAAGACCCATGCACTCGGAATCGCACTCCTCGTGTGGGTCTGGTTGGTCTTCGGGTACGACCTCGCCGCGCTCGGTCTCATCACCGCATTCGACCTGCCGAGCGTGGCGCTGTCGGGACTCGTACTCGCAAATCCTATCGACATCTTCCGCGTGTTCGTTCTCTCCGGCATCAACTCGGCCGGAAGCGGGATGACTGCAGTTGTCGCCCAAACCGACCTCTCGACGTCGGTTCTCATCGTCGGTGCGCTGGCGTGGATTGTCACCCCCGTTGGAATCGCTACTCGACTGATTCGGCGACGGAGTCTATGA
- a CDS encoding nitrous oxide reductase accessory protein NosL, whose product MNQNNNKDTQSKRTRRGLLGAIGAGALVGITGCLGGNKTADEPVPEPIDLSGGKQDDSGGMVIGEHFGPNGQVFYRDHSPDGHDNPAWFHTLSMGLFPYYFDHERRGWRATVIYVTDYSAVEYELTEEDGETYISTHTDADTFGDASEMTYVVESGIHGGMGKELLPFSSADDADTFASTHGGSTMGFDEVTREWLTAYLDRT is encoded by the coding sequence ATGAATCAGAATAACAACAAGGATACGCAAAGCAAACGGACTCGACGGGGACTTCTCGGCGCAATCGGGGCAGGCGCTCTTGTCGGGATAACCGGCTGTCTCGGCGGAAACAAGACGGCCGACGAACCAGTCCCAGAGCCAATCGACCTCTCCGGCGGCAAGCAAGACGACAGCGGTGGGATGGTCATCGGCGAACATTTCGGTCCGAATGGGCAGGTGTTCTACCGCGACCACTCGCCGGACGGCCACGACAACCCGGCGTGGTTCCACACGCTCAGTATGGGGCTGTTTCCCTACTACTTCGACCACGAGCGACGAGGGTGGAGGGCCACCGTCATCTACGTGACCGACTACTCGGCCGTCGAATACGAACTCACCGAGGAGGACGGAGAGACGTACATTTCGACGCACACCGATGCCGACACGTTCGGCGACGCGTCCGAGATGACCTACGTCGTCGAAAGCGGTATCCACGGCGGAATGGGAAAAGAACTACTACCGTTTTCGTCGGCCGACGACGCGGACACGTTTGCATCCACACACGGCGGTTCGACGATGGGCTTCGACGAGGTGACACGCGAGTGGCTCACAGCGTATCTCGACCGGACCTAA
- a CDS encoding ABC transporter permease subunit, translating to MSVITVAKKDVQDAIRSWRLLGLVAAFVIFFTGMSALFTKVGTFVGGQLGEAAFTAAIVSPIGFLLPVIGMFIGYRSVVGERSTGSIKLLLSLPHTRSDVVLGKFIGRTAIVSVATVIGALAGGITIVALGGSMTPMHYIGVLLLALVLGAAFVSVSVGLSSGVNSESIVVAIGFGLIVLFNLLWSVFTFGLSIVLARYDVGTQVLREQVVGFISAINPKSAFSTLTSTVMGSGGTPTTVWSEWWFAGLVLLCWLVLPLAFGLWRFESAELS from the coding sequence ATGAGCGTCATCACAGTCGCAAAAAAGGACGTGCAGGATGCAATCCGGTCGTGGCGACTGCTCGGTCTCGTCGCTGCATTCGTCATCTTCTTCACCGGAATGTCGGCACTCTTTACGAAAGTCGGAACGTTCGTTGGCGGCCAATTGGGAGAAGCCGCGTTCACGGCCGCGATAGTTTCACCGATTGGGTTTCTGCTTCCCGTCATCGGAATGTTCATCGGCTATCGGTCTGTCGTCGGTGAACGGTCGACCGGGAGTATCAAACTCCTGTTGTCGCTGCCGCACACGCGCTCGGATGTCGTGCTGGGGAAATTCATCGGCCGAACAGCCATCGTCTCCGTCGCAACGGTCATCGGCGCCCTCGCCGGTGGCATCACGATAGTCGCTCTCGGTGGGTCGATGACACCGATGCATTACATCGGGGTCCTGCTCCTCGCGCTCGTCTTGGGAGCGGCGTTCGTCAGTGTGAGCGTCGGCCTGTCGTCGGGCGTCAACTCCGAGAGTATCGTCGTCGCTATCGGGTTCGGTCTCATCGTCCTGTTCAATCTGCTTTGGAGCGTGTTTACGTTCGGGCTGAGCATCGTTCTCGCCAGATACGACGTCGGTACCCAGGTCCTGCGAGAACAGGTCGTTGGGTTCATCAGTGCCATCAATCCGAAGAGCGCATTCTCGACGCTTACATCGACGGTTATGGGGTCCGGTGGGACGCCCACGACAGTCTGGTCGGAATGGTGGTTCGCCGGGCTGGTACTCCTCTGCTGGCTCGTCCTTCCGCTGGCGTTCGGTCTCTGGCGGTTCGAGAGCGCAGAACTCTCGTAA
- a CDS encoding ABC transporter ATP-binding protein, giving the protein MYAIEVTGVRKEYSGVTALDGLSLAVESGTTFGLLGTNGAGKSTLFKLLVGHIRPDDGTVSVAGTDVSTAGPELRSIVGYLPEHAGFPASLTGREILSFHARMHNLPEAENRIETVLDVVGLSDAADRRVGGYSNGMTRRLGLAAALLSQPRILLLDEPTAGLDPRGVAAFHRVIERLDAKPDLTVVVSSHVLSEIESLCERVAILHDGQLRASGTIDELRRQVTDEARVRIRLGDGASIDDIQSVVSARGGTVQSTDYDGHGVVIDCYPDEIPALLSDLTEAVPIDGYDVREPGLERVFEQTLRESEEGPDSDQEDTGAEQPRELAGEHA; this is encoded by the coding sequence ATGTACGCGATTGAGGTCACCGGTGTGAGAAAGGAGTATAGCGGCGTTACGGCACTCGACGGGCTTTCGCTCGCCGTCGAATCGGGGACGACCTTCGGTCTCCTCGGGACGAACGGGGCCGGAAAGTCGACGCTGTTCAAACTACTGGTCGGTCACATCCGACCGGACGACGGGACCGTCTCGGTCGCGGGCACCGACGTCTCGACTGCCGGCCCAGAGCTTCGGAGCATCGTCGGGTACCTCCCCGAGCACGCGGGGTTCCCCGCGTCGCTCACCGGGCGAGAGATTCTCTCGTTCCACGCGCGGATGCACAATCTCCCCGAGGCGGAGAATCGAATCGAGACCGTGCTCGACGTCGTCGGACTCTCGGATGCCGCCGACCGCCGCGTCGGCGGCTACTCGAACGGGATGACCCGGCGGCTCGGATTGGCTGCAGCACTCCTCTCACAGCCTCGTATCCTGCTGCTGGACGAACCAACGGCCGGACTCGACCCACGAGGCGTTGCCGCGTTCCACCGCGTTATCGAACGTCTCGACGCCAAACCAGACCTCACGGTCGTCGTCTCGTCGCACGTACTCTCGGAAATCGAGTCGCTCTGCGAGCGAGTCGCCATCCTGCACGACGGGCAACTCCGCGCATCCGGGACGATAGACGAACTGCGGCGGCAGGTGACAGACGAGGCTCGCGTTCGGATTCGACTCGGCGACGGGGCATCAATCGACGACATTCAGTCAGTCGTTTCGGCCCGTGGTGGGACAGTCCAGTCGACGGACTACGACGGCCACGGGGTCGTTATCGACTGCTATCCGGACGAGATTCCGGCGCTACTGTCGGATCTCACCGAGGCGGTCCCCATTGACGGATACGATGTCCGTGAACCCGGTCTCGAGCGCGTCTTCGAACAGACGCTTCGGGAATCCGAAGAGGGTCCGGATTCGGACCAAGAAGACACCGGTGCCGAACAACCGCGCGAACTGGCCGGTGAGCACGCATGA
- a CDS encoding ABC transporter ATP-binding protein — MSNTPAIRFSGVTKEFGSVTALEGLDLTVQEGEIYGFLGPNGAGKSTAINILLDFLPPTSGDVTVLGHDAQAESATIRERIGVLPDAFRPYERLTGRQHLEFAIESKNADDDAEELLERVGILDAADRKAGGYSKGMTQRLVLAMALVGSPELIILDEPSTGLDPNGAMEMREIILEENRRGATVFFSSHILEQVEAICDRVGILRDGRLVAENSIDDLQQQVDAESVLTVTVSSLTDESVAAAQSVDGVTNVKTGDNKLMVQLNAESKLPVLEAIDATGVEVRDFETDEESLEDLFSTYTSGEVAAE; from the coding sequence ATGTCGAACACCCCCGCGATACGATTCAGTGGCGTTACCAAGGAGTTTGGTTCCGTCACTGCCCTCGAAGGACTCGACCTTACGGTCCAAGAGGGGGAGATATACGGCTTCCTCGGCCCGAATGGCGCTGGGAAGTCCACTGCGATTAACATCCTCCTTGATTTCCTGCCACCGACATCCGGGGACGTCACAGTTCTCGGGCACGACGCCCAAGCCGAGTCGGCGACAATCCGAGAGCGCATCGGCGTCCTTCCCGATGCGTTTCGGCCCTACGAACGCCTGACCGGGAGACAGCATCTCGAGTTCGCAATCGAATCGAAGAACGCCGACGATGACGCCGAGGAACTCCTCGAACGGGTCGGGATTCTCGACGCGGCAGACAGGAAAGCCGGTGGCTACTCCAAAGGGATGACACAGCGACTCGTCCTTGCGATGGCGCTCGTCGGGAGTCCCGAGTTGATTATCCTCGACGAACCGTCCACCGGACTCGACCCGAACGGCGCGATGGAGATGCGCGAAATAATTCTCGAAGAGAACCGCCGCGGGGCGACGGTTTTCTTTTCGAGTCACATCCTCGAACAGGTCGAAGCAATCTGCGACCGCGTTGGCATCCTCCGGGATGGCAGACTCGTGGCCGAGAACTCGATTGACGACCTGCAACAGCAGGTCGACGCCGAGTCGGTGCTGACCGTAACCGTGTCATCACTCACTGACGAGAGCGTTGCGGCGGCGCAGTCCGTCGACGGCGTCACGAACGTCAAGACCGGAGACAACAAACTCATGGTGCAACTCAACGCCGAATCGAAGCTTCCCGTGCTCGAAGCAATCGACGCGACCGGCGTCGAGGTCCGCGATTTCGAGACGGACGAAGAGTCGCTCGAAGACCTGTTTAGCACGTACACGAGCGGGGAGGTGGCGGCAGAATGA
- a CDS encoding molybdopterin-dependent oxidoreductase, whose translation MAMTDRTSNESDSRSDTADNPDAGNTDNPDAGNADNPDAGNAEGDRPEIDIAVVGDERLSLTRSDFETFPTVEFEYTIVCDSGSRTTATWTGVSLSDLLDRAGMPPETTHLRVTSTDGYTVCVDIASALNSLVAYARDHESLGAVEQYATRFLGPGIDGSRTVKGVARVEPITLASGTDPTERESMSLDDPSYG comes from the coding sequence ATGGCAATGACCGACCGCACCAGCAACGAATCGGACTCGCGTTCCGATACCGCCGACAATCCAGATGCGGGCAACACCGACAATCCGGATGCGGGCAACGCCGACAATCCAGATGCGGGCAACGCCGAGGGCGACCGCCCCGAAATCGACATCGCGGTCGTCGGCGACGAGCGACTGTCGCTCACCCGAAGCGATTTCGAGACGTTTCCAACAGTCGAGTTTGAGTATACCATCGTGTGCGACTCTGGCAGCCGAACCACCGCAACATGGACCGGGGTTTCCCTTTCCGACCTTCTCGACCGCGCTGGCATGCCGCCGGAGACGACGCACCTGCGAGTGACGAGTACCGACGGCTACACGGTTTGTGTCGATATTGCCTCGGCACTAAATTCACTCGTCGCGTACGCCCGCGACCACGAGTCGCTCGGTGCTGTTGAACAGTACGCCACGCGATTCCTCGGCCCCGGAATCGACGGGTCGCGGACGGTCAAAGGAGTAGCCCGAGTCGAACCCATTACACTGGCGTCGGGGACAGACCCCACCGAGCGAGAGTCCATGTCGCTCGACGACCCATCATACGGATGA
- a CDS encoding DUF7260 family protein, which translates to MNRFQRLYDALDRISCELEHIVQKSKAVDEFRASVRNFPAHSERQAVSAPQATTGQTAAVTNRPFQAGAHADCCRQIRTAFEETVRPHSVVDVEANEPLLTTIREELGAEIAIALAPNSGTTYSSELRNAVIASATARRAELQSMEQALAAERESVETALADMKALVDDEDPDKEAWLLYWSFDELRSYYEEVALARKKCERMSQRRQRDVHGTAASNAQARVSHDSLAEYLYGDFQTNYPVLATVVELDTEYADRQREIRDQLTRRV; encoded by the coding sequence ATGAACCGATTTCAGCGTCTCTACGATGCGCTGGACCGAATCTCGTGCGAATTGGAACACATCGTACAGAAATCCAAGGCAGTCGACGAGTTCCGAGCCAGCGTTCGCAACTTCCCGGCGCACTCGGAGAGGCAGGCTGTAAGCGCGCCGCAAGCGACGACGGGGCAGACGGCCGCGGTGACGAACCGACCGTTTCAGGCGGGGGCACACGCCGACTGCTGTCGGCAGATTCGTACCGCGTTCGAAGAGACGGTGCGACCGCACAGCGTCGTCGATGTCGAGGCGAACGAGCCACTGCTCACGACCATCCGGGAAGAACTCGGAGCCGAAATCGCCATCGCACTGGCACCGAACAGCGGGACGACGTACTCATCGGAGTTGCGAAACGCGGTTATCGCGTCGGCGACGGCGCGGCGGGCAGAGCTGCAATCGATGGAGCAAGCGCTAGCGGCCGAACGAGAGTCGGTTGAAACTGCGCTCGCGGACATGAAAGCGCTCGTAGACGACGAAGACCCCGACAAGGAGGCTTGGTTGCTATACTGGTCGTTCGACGAACTGCGGTCGTACTACGAGGAAGTAGCGCTGGCACGGAAAAAGTGCGAGCGAATGAGTCAGAGGCGACAGCGGGACGTACACGGAACGGCGGCCAGTAATGCACAAGCGCGAGTTTCCCACGACAGCCTCGCCGAGTATCTGTACGGCGACTTCCAGACGAATTATCCGGTCTTGGCGACGGTAGTCGAGTTAGATACAGAATACGCCGACCGGCAACGTGAGATCAGAGACCAGCTCACTCGGCGCGTCTGA
- the nosD gene encoding nitrous oxide reductase family maturation protein NosD has translation MNATITRLFAVVASVILVASGVGVVVGMATTHAQTDRNVAFDATVPDEYSFTSPTEAGRATVDDESYASLQAAVDAAESGDRVLLRGEFDEHVVVSTANVTLVSEPGYVARIDGNGTGDVLTLDGDDITLRRVWVHNSGYDTSENDAGIWVNGTNTTIADSRVTAATFGIWLDGVSGAHIENNTIVGRESVEPRSYRGNGIQVWKTDDATLVDNRITDTRDGIYYSWASGVTARNNTMWNLRYGVHYMYSDDCVLVDNVAFDNDAGYAVMLSERIRVIRNVAVNNTGTSGHGILLKRIDHSVVDGNEVVGNGNGLYVFNSVNNTLTNNLVLENRVGAYFTAGSSSPNVSENGFINNDESVRALVGERMAWNGSTRGNYWSDARDSDVDADGVNDVRHRPAGLVEQLLYDHPQAAVFASSPAFDALRLAESSFPVIDVPGIVDHHPLSEPPHERWRRYYVRD, from the coding sequence ATGAACGCCACCATCACCCGATTGTTTGCGGTCGTCGCGAGTGTCATCCTCGTCGCTTCCGGTGTCGGCGTCGTTGTCGGGATGGCCACGACTCACGCGCAGACAGACAGGAACGTGGCGTTCGATGCGACGGTGCCGGACGAGTATTCGTTTACGTCGCCCACCGAGGCGGGGCGTGCAACCGTCGACGACGAGTCGTACGCGTCGCTGCAGGCCGCCGTCGATGCGGCGGAGTCGGGTGACCGAGTCCTGCTCCGGGGCGAATTTGACGAGCACGTCGTCGTCAGCACGGCGAACGTTACGCTTGTCAGCGAACCCGGATACGTCGCCCGAATCGATGGGAACGGAACCGGTGACGTGCTCACGCTCGACGGAGACGACATCACGCTCCGGCGCGTCTGGGTCCACAACTCCGGCTACGACACGTCCGAAAACGACGCCGGAATCTGGGTCAACGGGACGAACACGACGATTGCCGACAGTCGCGTCACCGCAGCAACCTTCGGCATCTGGCTCGACGGCGTCTCCGGTGCTCACATCGAGAACAACACCATCGTCGGACGCGAGTCGGTCGAACCGCGTTCGTATCGCGGAAACGGCATTCAAGTGTGGAAGACCGACGACGCGACGCTCGTCGACAACCGCATCACCGACACGCGAGACGGCATCTACTACTCGTGGGCGTCGGGCGTGACCGCGCGGAACAACACGATGTGGAACCTTCGATACGGCGTCCACTACATGTACTCGGACGACTGCGTCCTCGTGGACAACGTCGCCTTCGACAACGACGCCGGCTACGCCGTGATGCTCTCAGAGCGCATCCGAGTCATCCGTAACGTCGCAGTGAACAACACCGGGACGAGCGGTCACGGTATCCTCCTGAAGCGCATCGACCACTCGGTGGTCGACGGGAACGAGGTCGTCGGCAACGGAAACGGCCTGTACGTGTTCAATTCGGTCAACAACACGCTGACTAACAATCTCGTCCTCGAAAACCGGGTCGGCGCGTACTTCACCGCGGGAAGTTCGAGCCCGAACGTCTCGGAGAATGGTTTCATCAACAACGACGAGTCGGTCCGGGCACTCGTCGGCGAGCGCATGGCGTGGAACGGGAGCACACGCGGGAACTACTGGTCGGATGCGCGAGATTCGGATGTCGATGCCGACGGCGTCAACGATGTCCGGCACCGCCCCGCTGGACTCGTCGAACAGCTACTCTACGACCACCCGCAGGCTGCTGTATTCGCGTCGAGTCCGGCGTTCGACGCGCTCAGACTGGCCGAGAGCTCATTCCCGGTTATCGACGTTCCCGGAATCGTCGACCACCACCCGCTCTCGGAGCCACCACACGAACGTTGGAGACGATATTATGTACGCGATTGA
- the nosZ gene encoding TAT-dependent nitrous-oxide reductase, with product MSHNTSTPDDESNESQQDPLSEYEAQLDAVLEKVDETAGEETDVSLELPTLGLSRRDFMKAGAAVGAMGSIAGCTSLAGNDGAGGTTTPHSNSGDVPDHFVPPGEHDEYYGFWSGGHSGDIRIYGLPSMRELTRIPVFNPEQAKGYGFDNQTTEMLESAGDYTWGDSHHPSLSETDGKYDGKYLFVNDKAHGRVARVNLKYFETDAITNIPNVQSVHGCCIQSPDTEYVFANSEFRTPLPNDGRDINNPDKYVSLFTALDPDSMEVLWQVEVDGNLDILDTDKDGRWAISSAYNDEEGVEIEEMTKNDRDFVKAFDVPAIQKAVDAGNYKKVNGIPVVDGTKESSLNKGDNPIVRYVPTPKSPHCVEVEPNGKYAMVAGKLSPTVSIIDIEKLGTASDPKDTIVGQPKLGLGPLHTTYDGRGHAYTSLFIDSQVVKWDIETAINSPKKSEDAILGKIDVHYNPGHIQAIQAMSTEPTGDWLVVLNKLSKDRFLPVGPIYPDNDQLIYIGNDKDDETGGMELVSDHPVYPEPHDAIFAAKDKIQPAKTWDAADYEGEKEYVKESNSRVERIDEETVEVYTSVKRSEYGLRDFTVKEGDEVTLTATNIEGSQDIVHGLAIPEHNVHLALAPQDTREATFTADKPGVYWIYCTYFCSALHLEMRSRMIVEPRT from the coding sequence ATGTCTCACAACACATCCACGCCGGACGACGAATCCAACGAATCACAGCAAGACCCGCTTTCGGAGTACGAAGCACAACTCGACGCGGTCCTCGAGAAGGTCGACGAAACAGCAGGAGAAGAGACGGATGTCTCGCTCGAACTCCCGACACTCGGATTGAGTCGGCGCGACTTCATGAAAGCGGGCGCGGCGGTCGGTGCCATGGGTTCGATTGCTGGCTGCACCAGTCTGGCAGGAAACGACGGTGCTGGCGGGACAACCACGCCTCATTCGAACTCCGGCGACGTGCCCGACCACTTCGTGCCGCCGGGTGAACACGACGAATACTACGGCTTCTGGTCCGGCGGCCACTCCGGGGACATTCGAATCTACGGACTGCCGTCGATGCGCGAACTCACCCGAATCCCGGTGTTCAACCCGGAACAAGCGAAGGGCTACGGGTTCGACAACCAGACGACCGAGATGCTCGAATCCGCGGGCGACTACACGTGGGGCGACTCCCACCACCCGAGTCTCTCCGAGACGGACGGGAAGTACGACGGGAAGTACCTGTTCGTGAACGACAAGGCTCACGGCCGGGTCGCGCGGGTGAACCTGAAATACTTCGAGACGGACGCGATTACCAACATTCCGAACGTTCAGTCGGTCCACGGGTGCTGTATCCAGAGCCCCGACACCGAGTACGTCTTTGCGAACAGCGAGTTCCGGACGCCACTGCCGAACGACGGACGAGACATCAACAACCCAGACAAATACGTCTCGCTGTTTACCGCCCTCGACCCCGACTCGATGGAAGTGCTCTGGCAGGTCGAAGTGGACGGCAACCTCGACATCCTCGACACGGACAAGGACGGCCGGTGGGCGATTTCGAGCGCCTACAACGACGAAGAGGGTGTCGAAATCGAGGAGATGACGAAGAACGACCGCGACTTCGTCAAGGCGTTCGACGTGCCGGCGATTCAGAAGGCGGTCGACGCGGGCAACTACAAGAAGGTAAACGGGATTCCGGTCGTCGATGGGACGAAAGAAAGCTCACTCAACAAGGGCGACAACCCGATTGTCCGGTACGTCCCGACACCCAAGTCGCCACACTGTGTCGAAGTCGAGCCGAACGGCAAGTACGCGATGGTCGCCGGAAAGCTCTCGCCGACGGTGTCCATCATCGACATCGAAAAACTCGGCACGGCGTCCGACCCGAAAGATACCATCGTCGGCCAGCCGAAACTCGGTCTCGGCCCGCTTCACACCACCTACGACGGTCGTGGGCACGCGTACACGTCACTGTTCATCGACTCGCAGGTCGTCAAGTGGGACATCGAAACCGCGATTAACTCGCCGAAGAAGTCCGAAGACGCCATCCTCGGGAAGATAGACGTGCACTACAATCCCGGTCACATTCAGGCGATTCAGGCGATGTCGACCGAGCCGACCGGCGACTGGCTCGTCGTCCTGAACAAGCTCTCGAAAGACCGGTTCCTCCCGGTCGGGCCAATCTACCCCGACAACGACCAGCTCATCTACATCGGCAACGACAAGGACGACGAGACCGGTGGAATGGAACTCGTCTCGGACCACCCGGTGTACCCCGAACCGCACGACGCAATCTTCGCGGCGAAAGACAAGATTCAGCCGGCGAAGACGTGGGATGCCGCGGATTACGAGGGCGAAAAGGAGTACGTCAAAGAAAGCAACTCGCGCGTCGAACGCATCGACGAGGAAACCGTCGAGGTGTACACGTCGGTCAAGCGCAGTGAGTACGGACTCCGTGACTTCACGGTCAAAGAAGGCGACGAGGTCACTCTCACCGCCACGAACATTGAAGGAAGCCAAGACATCGTCCACGGACTCGCCATTCCCGAGCACAACGTGCACCTCGCACTCGCGCCGCAGGACACCCGCGAAGCCACGTTCACGGCTGATAAGCCTGGTGTGTACTGGATCTACTGTACGTACTTCTGCAGCGCGCTCCACCTCGAGATGCGCTCGCGGATGATTGTCGAACCGAGAACCTAG
- a CDS encoding plastocyanin/azurin family copper-binding protein — MAGKHTRRNVLQKLGAAGIAATSIALAGCSSQASNSGGETENDGGSGGTTTTEDSSSGGESGGATQTDTVGMTEELGFDPKTIEVPVGTTVTFDNTSSIGHSVTAYEDKIPDGAAYFATGGFDSEQAAKDAYPDKGNLEAGETYEHTFETKGTYEYYCIPHEMNGMVGTIEVV, encoded by the coding sequence ATGGCAGGGAAACATACCAGACGGAACGTACTGCAGAAGCTCGGTGCCGCGGGTATCGCGGCGACGAGTATCGCACTTGCAGGGTGTTCCTCTCAAGCGTCGAACAGTGGAGGCGAGACAGAAAATGACGGCGGGTCCGGTGGCACGACGACCACCGAAGATTCGAGCAGTGGGGGCGAAAGCGGCGGTGCAACCCAGACCGATACCGTCGGCATGACCGAAGAACTCGGATTCGACCCCAAGACCATCGAGGTTCCCGTCGGAACGACGGTGACCTTCGATAATACGAGTTCAATCGGTCACTCGGTCACCGCATACGAAGACAAGATACCAGACGGTGCAGCGTACTTCGCGACCGGCGGGTTCGACTCCGAACAGGCCGCAAAGGACGCCTACCCTGACAAGGGGAACCTCGAAGCGGGTGAAACCTACGAACACACCTTCGAGACGAAAGGCACCTACGAGTACTACTGCATCCCCCACGAGATGAACGGGATGGTCGGAACTATCGAGGTCGTATAA
- a CDS encoding DUF2249 domain-containing protein has translation MAHTDSEDAVHTLDVRDLDGEPFGEIMAAVDGLTADESFLLVNSFEPVPLYDVLEQRGFEYETSQVAADEWHITITSR, from the coding sequence ATGGCCCACACTGATTCGGAAGATGCCGTACACACACTCGATGTCAGAGACCTCGATGGCGAACCGTTTGGCGAGATTATGGCCGCCGTCGACGGACTGACCGCTGATGAATCGTTCCTGCTCGTCAATAGCTTCGAGCCAGTCCCGCTCTACGACGTGCTCGAACAACGGGGCTTCGAGTACGAAACGTCCCAGGTCGCGGCCGACGAGTGGCACATCACCATCACTTCTCGGTGA
- a CDS encoding DUF7521 family protein, which produces MNGLIAVVVGMKTATLLLGGLVTFVTFRAYRQRGTSALRSLCLGFALVTTGSLVAGIVHQLMPLSYDHALVVESSLTVAGFAVIAHSLYADDT; this is translated from the coding sequence ATGAACGGCCTTATCGCGGTGGTCGTCGGGATGAAAACCGCGACGTTGCTGTTGGGTGGTCTCGTAACGTTCGTGACCTTTCGTGCGTACAGACAGCGCGGTACGTCCGCGCTCCGGTCGTTGTGCCTCGGATTCGCGCTCGTCACGACAGGGTCGTTAGTTGCGGGTATCGTCCATCAACTCATGCCGCTTTCGTACGACCACGCGCTGGTCGTCGAGAGTTCCCTCACCGTGGCCGGGTTCGCCGTCATCGCCCACTCGCTGTACGCGGACGATACGTGA